A DNA window from Ictalurus furcatus strain D&B chromosome 22, Billie_1.0, whole genome shotgun sequence contains the following coding sequences:
- the LOC128599290 gene encoding cyclin-O → MGRYDVPRGELPRRRVHEEAMRAKSVKERRTEIRASMSTLSDSGFEEDLLSPSPCLQHLTRPWAGSSSHRLTADCLHSDYDQSCFLIQKNNEEDFLALECLARQPQITAEARCKLVSWLLAVYKHFRLSFESCCLAVNIMDRFLATTSVAADCFQLLGVTSLLIATKHVEVCSPRIKQLLSLCCDAFSREQLCNLECLVLLRLNFRLAAPTLAFFLDYFISLELSRYAIGTEEKIPDEGGSCRSWKATEEQLLDVKRYKCLAGKVCELSLADYAFNKYRPSVIVQSALNLAKDLLRTRLKEAPVKHMLDFLCVVDYDSEGLDNHTLIQQCTQELKLLVSLNQESIQDLITL, encoded by the exons ATGGGACGCTACGACGTTCCCCGGGGTGAGTTGCCACGGCGACGCGTGCACGAGGAGGCAATGCGCGCTAAG AGTGTGAAAGAAAGACGGACTGAGATCAGAGCGAGCATGTCCACTCTCAGTGACTCTGGGTTTGAAGAGGACCTCCTCAGCCCTTCTCCATGTCTCCAGCACCTGACACGACCATGGGCAGGAAGCTCAAGCCACAGACTGACAGCTGACTGCCTTCACAGCGACTACGACCAGAGCTGCTTCCTAATTCAGAAGAACAACGAGGAGGACTTTCTTGCTCTGGAGTGCCTGGCTCGTCAGCCTCAG ATAACAGCCGAGGCACGCTGTAAGCTGGTGAGCTGGCTCCTAGCCGTTTATAAGCACTTCAGGCTGTCGTTTGAGTCCTGCTGCTTGGCCGTGAACATCATGGACCGCTTTTTGGCCACGACGTCAGTGGCAGCAGACTGCTTCCAGTTACTCGGCGTGACGTCTTTACTGATCGCAACCAAACAC GTTGAAGTTTGCTCGCCGCGCATTAAGCAGCTGCTTTCACTCTGCTGCGACGCTTTCTCCAGAGAGCAGCTCTGCAACCTCGAGTGCCTCGTTCTCCTCAGACTGAACTTCCGCTTGGCTGCGCCGACTCTCGCTTTCTTCCTCGACTACTTCATCAGTCTCGAGTTATCCAGATATGCGATTGGAACGGAGGAAAAAATCCCAGACGAAGGCGGCAGCTGCAGGAGCTGGAAAGCCACTGAAGAGCAGCTCCTCGATGTGAAGAGGTATAAATGTTTAGCCGGCAAAGTGTGTGAGCTTAGTCTGGCAGACTACGCTTTCAACAAGTACCGGCCATCTGTGATCGTACAGAGTGCTCTGAATCTGGCGAAGGACCTGTTAAGGACGCGATTAAAGGAGGCCCCAGTCAAGCACATGTTAGACTTTCTCTGTGTTGTAGATTACGACTCTGAGGGTTTGGACAATCATACTTTAATCCAGCAGTGCACACAAGAGCTTAAATTATTGGTGTCTCTCAATCAAGAGTCAATTCAGGACTTAATAACACTCTGA
- the isca1 gene encoding iron-sulfur cluster assembly 1 homolog, mitochondrial isoform X3, which produces MSASIVRATVKAVSRRKILSTRAALTLTPSAVNKIRLLLENKPEYIGLKVGVRTRGCNGLTYTLDYTKEKDKSDEEVLQDGVRIFIEKKAQLSLLGTEMDFVETKLSSEFVFNNPNIKGTCGCGESFNI; this is translated from the exons ATGTCTGCCTCCATAGTAAGAGCGACTGTAAAGGCGGTTAGCAGGCGAAAGATTTTATCAACAAGAGCTGCTTTGACGCTG ACACCTTCGGCTGTAAATAAGATCAGGCTGCTGTTAGAGAATAAGCCCGAATAT ATTGGGCTCAAAGTTGGTGTACGGACCAGAGGATGCAACGGGCTCACTTACACACTCGACTATACCAAGGAGAAGGACAAATCAGATGAAGAGGTGTTACAGGATG GTGTGAGAattttcattgagaagaaggCTCAGCTGTCCTTGCTGGGCACAGAAATGGATTTTGTCGAGACAAAACTCTCCAGCGAGTTTGTGTTTAACAACCCCAACATCAAAGGAACGTGCGGTTGTGGGGAGAGCTTCAACATTTAA
- the isca1 gene encoding iron-sulfur cluster assembly 1 homolog, mitochondrial isoform X2, which yields MNMYGRSVRCQCFVTVVALCEVDHLKKVFRTDEISTPSAVNKIRLLLENKPEYIGLKVGVRTRGCNGLTYTLDYTKEKDKSDEEVLQDGVRIFIEKKAQLSLLGTEMDFVETKLSSEFVFNNPNIKGTCGCGESFNI from the exons AtgaacatgtatggaaggagcgtcaggtgtcagtgctttgtaacagtcgtgGCGCTTTGCGAAGTCGATCACCtcaagaaagtcttcaggacagacgagatCTCT ACACCTTCGGCTGTAAATAAGATCAGGCTGCTGTTAGAGAATAAGCCCGAATAT ATTGGGCTCAAAGTTGGTGTACGGACCAGAGGATGCAACGGGCTCACTTACACACTCGACTATACCAAGGAGAAGGACAAATCAGATGAAGAGGTGTTACAGGATG GTGTGAGAattttcattgagaagaaggCTCAGCTGTCCTTGCTGGGCACAGAAATGGATTTTGTCGAGACAAAACTCTCCAGCGAGTTTGTGTTTAACAACCCCAACATCAAAGGAACGTGCGGTTGTGGGGAGAGCTTCAACATTTAA
- the isca1 gene encoding iron-sulfur cluster assembly 1 homolog, mitochondrial isoform X1, with amino-acid sequence MRKVLFEFFNYYLFFRRRLMNMYGRSVRCQCFVTVVALCEVDHLKKVFRTDEISTPSAVNKIRLLLENKPEYIGLKVGVRTRGCNGLTYTLDYTKEKDKSDEEVLQDGVRIFIEKKAQLSLLGTEMDFVETKLSSEFVFNNPNIKGTCGCGESFNI; translated from the exons ATGAGAAAGGTgttgtttgaattttttaattattatttattttttaggagACGTTTAAtgaacatgtatggaaggagcgtcaggtgtcagtgctttgtaacagtcgtgGCGCTTTGCGAAGTCGATCACCtcaagaaagtcttcaggacagacgagatCTCT ACACCTTCGGCTGTAAATAAGATCAGGCTGCTGTTAGAGAATAAGCCCGAATAT ATTGGGCTCAAAGTTGGTGTACGGACCAGAGGATGCAACGGGCTCACTTACACACTCGACTATACCAAGGAGAAGGACAAATCAGATGAAGAGGTGTTACAGGATG GTGTGAGAattttcattgagaagaaggCTCAGCTGTCCTTGCTGGGCACAGAAATGGATTTTGTCGAGACAAAACTCTCCAGCGAGTTTGTGTTTAACAACCCCAACATCAAAGGAACGTGCGGTTGTGGGGAGAGCTTCAACATTTAA
- the isca1 gene encoding iron-sulfur cluster assembly 1 homolog, mitochondrial isoform X4 yields MMLETPSAVNKIRLLLENKPEYIGLKVGVRTRGCNGLTYTLDYTKEKDKSDEEVLQDGVRIFIEKKAQLSLLGTEMDFVETKLSSEFVFNNPNIKGTCGCGESFNI; encoded by the exons ATGATGCTGGAGA CACCTTCGGCTGTAAATAAGATCAGGCTGCTGTTAGAGAATAAGCCCGAATAT ATTGGGCTCAAAGTTGGTGTACGGACCAGAGGATGCAACGGGCTCACTTACACACTCGACTATACCAAGGAGAAGGACAAATCAGATGAAGAGGTGTTACAGGATG GTGTGAGAattttcattgagaagaaggCTCAGCTGTCCTTGCTGGGCACAGAAATGGATTTTGTCGAGACAAAACTCTCCAGCGAGTTTGTGTTTAACAACCCCAACATCAAAGGAACGTGCGGTTGTGGGGAGAGCTTCAACATTTAA